CGTCACCGTGAAGTGCGTGGGTGGGCACATCAGGTAACGGCGGGGCGAGGACGTGCGCGGAGTGGGGCGCAATGTGGGCTCCTCACGAACGGGCGGACGGAAGAACCGAAGATCGGTGGACCCATGGTCCGCCCTGGGCGCGTCCCGCGCAGTGGACCGTTCGGGTGGTTCGCACGTCCCACCCGCACCACCACCCCGCACACCCCGTTTCCGCACCCCGGTTCCACACTCCGGTCACCCGAGGCGCAGGATGGTGGGACCATGGGCAGAGCCGAACGGGCGAGCATGAGCTGTGAGGGGATAGATGGGCGACGGCATCGGCCGCTACCGCGGCACGGAGAGCAAACTCGCACAGTGGCTGCGCAGGCGCCCGAAACGCACCGCGGCCGACGACGAGAACGACCGCGAGAAGCTGCTCCTGGCCACCGCCGCCGCCGGGCTGCCCCTCGCCCCCGCCGCGTATCCCGTCGGCTACAGCTGTTCCTGTGAGCGGATCGGCTGTCCCACCCCCGCCCGGCACCCCGTCTCCTTCGCGTGGCAGACCCAGTCGACCACCGACCGCGCCCAGATCGAGCGCTGGGCGCGGAACGAGCCCGAGGCGAACTTCGTCACCGCCACCGGCATGGTCCACGACGTCCTCGACGTGCCGATGGCCGCCGGCCGCGCCGCCCTGGAGCGGCTGCTCGCCGAGGGCGTCGAGGTCGGACCGGTCGCCGAGTCCGCCGACGTCGACACGGTCGGCGGGCGCATGCTCTTCTTCACCGCCACCCGCGGCACCCCCGAGGACGAGGACGAGTGGTGGCCCTGTGAGCTCGACTGCCACCCGGAGACGATGGACGAGCACCCGGGGCTGCGCTGGCACTGCCGCGGCAGCTACGTCCTCGTACCGCCGGCCCGGCTGCCCGGGGACGAGGACGCCCATCCGGTGGTCGCCTGGCTTCGCGGACCCGAGCACCCGCTGCCGGACCCGCTGAACCTCCTGGAGACCCTCCAGGACGCCTGCGCGCGCCACGCGGCCGCGCGGGAGGCGGAGAGCGACGGGGAGCACACGGCCCACGAGATCGCCTGGCCGCTGACCCGCTGACCCGCTGACCCGCTGACCCTCCGAGCCCCCGTCCGCAGAGCCCCCGACCCGCCGAGCCCCCGTCCGCAGAGCCTCCGACCCGCCGAGTCCCCGGCCTGTCGCGCGGGACCGGCTACGAGCCCTCCGCGCCCACGACGCCCTGGAGCCGGCCCGCGATCGTGACGCCGTCGCGGTCCGTGCCCGCCGGCTTCACCAGGACCGCCAGGTTCGACACCCACTCCTTGGTGACGGTGTTCTTCACCTCGCCGGTCAGCAGCGCCTTGACGTCCGGGCCGACCTTCGGCCGGTAGCCCTGCGCCGCCGTCTGCCGCTCGAAGTACCGGGTCGCGAAGAAGACGAACGCGCCGCCGTCCTTCGTCCGCAGCCCCAGCGGGGCGAAGTCGCCCTGGTCCGCGACGCGGTCGATGTACTGGGTGGCGAGCCCCGGCCGCTTCGCGGTCTTCTGCCGCTGCTCGCGCCACAGCGAGGTGTGCGGCCCCGCCGCGTACGGCCCCGGCTTCCCCTCCTGCAGATACGCCACGTACTCCGCCCCGAGGTCGCCGGGCGCGACCGCGAGGGCGTCGGTGTCCGCGGCGACCGGCACCGCGTACCCCTCCTCCTCGGCGAACTCGGGCACCGCCTGCGCGCTGAGGACCACCAGGTGGGCGACCTCCCACAGCTCGTCGGGTCCGTTGCGTACGAAGGCGAGGACCCAGCGCTGGTCGGCGCGGCCCTCGTCTACGTCGTGGTTCGAGTCGGTGTCCGCGACGAACCAGCGCGGCCAGCCCGCCTTGCGGGGCACGACGAACCGCGCGTCGCTCAGTTCGAGGGCCCGGTGGTCCGGGTTGCCGCCGGGGCTCGTGACCGCCCGCGAGCGCAGGCCCGCCTGGTTGATCGCCCCGAGCGGACCGGTGACCCGGTCCGAGTCGAGCGCGGGGTCGTTGGCCTTGTCGGCCCGGTTGTACGCGGCGGTGAAGTCGGCGAGGGCCTGCGAGGCCTCGGACGTCGTCACCGCCGGAAGCAGCGCCGTCTCACCGTGGACCGTCACGCAGCCGCTCGCGGTCAGCGCCAGCACGGTCGTCGCCGCGGTGGCCGCCAGCGCCCTCACCGGTCGCGCCGCGAAGCGCTCAACCGGTCGTCTCGGCGCTCGCCTCAGCCTCAGCCTTCTCATC
The sequence above is a segment of the Streptomyces sp. NBC_01255 genome. Coding sequences within it:
- a CDS encoding bifunctional DNA primase/polymerase, which produces MGDGIGRYRGTESKLAQWLRRRPKRTAADDENDREKLLLATAAAGLPLAPAAYPVGYSCSCERIGCPTPARHPVSFAWQTQSTTDRAQIERWARNEPEANFVTATGMVHDVLDVPMAAGRAALERLLAEGVEVGPVAESADVDTVGGRMLFFTATRGTPEDEDEWWPCELDCHPETMDEHPGLRWHCRGSYVLVPPARLPGDEDAHPVVAWLRGPEHPLPDPLNLLETLQDACARHAAAREAESDGEHTAHEIAWPLTR